The sequence CTAGCGCCGGCCGGGTGCGGGTCTGCGGGGACGACGTCGCGGCCGACCCCGCTCGGACGCAGAAGTCCATCGGGTACATGCCGGAGAACACGCCGCTGTACGAGGACATGACCGTGCAGGAATTCCTGCGCTTCATCGCGGAGATCCGGGGCTTTCGGGGCGCGGAGCGCAACCGGAAGGCCGACGCGGCGATGGACGCCTGCGCCCTCCAGCCCGTGCGGCACCAGGGGATCGAGACCCTCTCCAAGGGGTACCGCCAGCGGACCTGCTTCGCCCAGGCGCTGCTGCACGACCCGCCGGTGCTGCTCCTCGACGAGCCGACGAACGGCCTCGACCCGAACCAGAAACAGGTGGTCCGCGAGATGATCCTGCGGATGGCGCCGGAGAAGACGATCGTGCTCTCGACCCACGTGCTGGAGGAGGTCGAGGCCGTCTGCTCGCGGGTGGTCATCATCAGCCGCGGGAAGATCGTCGCGGACAGCACGCCGGCCGCGCTGAAGCAGCGCAGCCGGACGTACAATACGCTGACGCTGGAGTTGGTCGCCCCGCCGGACGAGGCGGAGGCCGGGTTCCGGTCCGTCCCGGACGTCGAGCGGGTCTCCGTGCTGGAGCGGAAGGCGGGCGGCGGGCTGCGGCTGCAGCTCGTGCCGCGCGGCCAGCAACCCCTCGCGGCGACGGCGCTGGACCTCGCGCGGAACCGGGGCTGGCTGGTGACGGATATGCAGAACGACGCGGGCCGGCTGGACGAGGTCTTTCAGCAGATCACGAAGTCGGAAGACGCGGCCTGAAAGGAGACGCCCCATGGAATCCCTGACGCACGTTCGGAGCATCGCGCGCCGCGAGTGGAGCGCCTATTTCAACTCGCCGATCGCCTACGTGTTCATCGTGATCTTCCTGGCCCTCGCCGGGTTCTTCACGTTCTCCGTGGCGCATTTCTACGAGGCCGGCCAGGCGGACCTGCGCGGCTTCTTCTTCTGGCACCCGTGGCTC comes from Kiritimatiellia bacterium and encodes:
- a CDS encoding ATP-binding cassette domain-containing protein; the protein is MISVEHLSKQFGARLAVDDVSFTVDRGTVLGFLGPNGAGKTTTMRIIAGYLSPSAGRVRVCGDDVAADPARTQKSIGYMPENTPLYEDMTVQEFLRFIAEIRGFRGAERNRKADAAMDACALQPVRHQGIETLSKGYRQRTCFAQALLHDPPVLLLDEPTNGLDPNQKQVVREMILRMAPEKTIVLSTHVLEEVEAVCSRVVIISRGKIVADSTPAALKQRSRTYNTLTLELVAPPDEAEAGFRSVPDVERVSVLERKAGGGLRLQLVPRGQQPLAATALDLARNRGWLVTDMQNDAGRLDEVFQQITKSEDAA